The proteins below are encoded in one region of Cyclopterus lumpus isolate fCycLum1 chromosome 8, fCycLum1.pri, whole genome shotgun sequence:
- the igfals gene encoding insulin-like growth factor-binding protein complex acid labile subunit: MQTIVLLVLWVLGTSLVLPDPDTAGEKVTEEPIPCSKGCTCLHDDYILELNMYCSARNLTQVPSEMPPSTHSLWLDGNLFTSLPAASFKDLSNLDFLNLQSGELVTLDPQAFKGLRSLAHIHLERNHLRVLPGIIFQNTPNIASISLHNNQLTRLEERLFAGLSHTWLLNLGWNSLAVIPETAFHDLQGLRELVLAGNRLAYLQPQLFQNLAELKELDLTGNQLKVIKANVFVKLTKLQKLYLAQNQIVTVAPRAFVGMKSLRWMDITNNRLTSLHDDTFLGLHSLHVLRLSNNSITGIRPRTFRDLQYLEELRLSHNRIRALGERIFEGLGHLEVLELEHNQVQDAQVGSFTGLSHVAVINLSGSCFHSLPDQIFKGLSKLHSLHLDRGCLERVTTQAFTGLSGLRRLFLQHNNISVVERQSFADLVGLLGLDLSFNKLEVLTTHTFSGLKNLEYLLLSHNECRQFLQNGTKQLLPRLRYLDLRANTLTSMVPDFPENMEKLLLSWNRWKCDCSALPLRNYSLRNPSVIPRQVETHAEGEEPDTTITILNNITCTSPPRLVGQDLRDIDSELFQSC, encoded by the coding sequence ATGCAAACCATTGTGCTGTTGGTGCTGTGGGTACTGGGAACATCACTGGTGTTGCCAGACCCCGACACAGCTGGAGAGAAAGTGACCGAAGAGCCCATTCCATGTTCTAAAGGATGCACCTGTCTGCATGATGACTACATCTTGGAGCTCAACATGTACTGCAGTGCTCGTAACCTCACACAAGTCCCGTCGGAGATGCCCCCCTCTACTCATTCCCTCTGGCTGGATGGCAACCTGTTCACCTCCCTACCAGCGGCGTCTTTTAAGGATCTTTCTAACCTGGACTTTTTGAATCTGCAGAGTGGCGAGTTGGTGACACTTGACCCTCAGGCTTTCAAAGGACTTAGGTCTCTTGCACACATTCACCTTGAGCGAAATCACCTCCGCGTGTTACCAGGTATAATCTTCCAGAATACACCTAACATTGCTTCAATTAGTCTACATAATAACCAACTCACTCGTCTTGAAGAAAGACTGTTTGCAGGACTCTCTCACACGTGGCTTCTCAACCTAGGGTGGAACTCTTTAGCGGTTATACCTGAGACAGCTTTCCATGACCTGCAAGGTCTACGGGAGCTTGTTCTCGCAGGGAACAGACTTGCTTACTTGCAGCCACAGCTTTTCCAAAATCTTGCTGAGCTTAAAGAATTGGATCTGACTGGAAATCAACTCAAGGTCATCAAAGCTAATGTGTTTGTTAAACTAACTAAACTGCAAAAGCTTTACCTGGCCCAGAATCAGATTGTTACAGTGGCACCCAGAGCCTTTGTAGGCATGAAGTCACTAAGATGGATGGATATCACAAACAACAGACTGACTTCTCTCCATGACGACACTTTTTTGGGCCTGCATAGTCTTCATGTGCTACGTCTTTCCAACAACTCAATCACTGGAATTAGGCCCAGGACTTTTCGTGATCTGCAATATTTAGAAGAGCTGCGACTCAGCCACAACAGGATCCGAGCCCTGGGGGAAAGGATCTTTGAGGGGCTTGGTCATCTGGAGGTCCTAGAGCTAGAGCACAACCAAGTGCAGGATGCACAAGTAGGTAGTTTCACTGGGCTCTCTCATGTTGCTGTCATCAACTTGTCTGGAAGCTGCTTCCACAGTCTGCCAGACCAGATTTTCAAAGGTCTGTCCAAGCTTCACAGTCTCCATCTAGACAGAGGTTGCCTAGAAAGAGTCACAACTCAAGCTTTCACTGGACTCTCTGGTTTACGGAGGCTTTTCTTGCAGCACAACAACATCTCTGTGGTAGAACGCCAGAGTTTTGCAGACCTGGTGGGCCTATTGGGACTGGACTTGAGTTTCAACAAGTTGGAGGTTCTTACAACCCATACATTCTCTGGCCTAAAGAATTTGGAATACTTGCTGTTGTCCCACAATGAATGTCGCCAATTTTTGCAGAATGGCACAAAGCAGCTACTCCCAAGACTGCGCTATCTGGACCTGAGAGCTAATACCTTGACAAGCATGGTCCCTGATTTTCCGGAGAACATGGAAAAACTTTTGCTCTCTTGGAACCGGTGGAAATGCGATTGCAGTGCCCTCCCACTCAGAAACTACAGCTTGAGAAATCCGTCGGTGATACCTCGGCAAGTGGAGACTCACGCAGAGGGGGAAGAGCCCGACACAACCATCACCATACTCAACAATATTACATGCACCAGCCCACCACGTCTAGTTGGTCAGGACCTGCGAGATATTGACAGTGAACTCTTCCAAAGCtgctga